A window of Kribbella sp. NBC_00382 genomic DNA:
TCCACAGCCGGCAGCCCAAGCTTCGTCAACGCCGACAACCCATAACCCGCAATAGCCACCGCCTTCGGACGACCGAGCCGGTCAGCCACATGCCCACCAGCCAGCCTCAAGAGCGCGGTCGCACCGGTGTAGAGCGCATCCAGTGCACCCAGTTGCAGGAAGCCGAGCCCCAGCCCGTACATGAGATAGAGCGGCAGAATCGCCGTCACCATCTCAGCCGAGGCATCGGTCACCAGGCTGACGAGGCCGAGCGCCACCACAGTTCCCGACACCCGGCGGACAGGAGAACTTGTTTTTGGGGTCGCAACCCGGGCGGCATCGGCCGCCCGGGTGCTGGAGAGGTACATCATTTGGGGTGGCAGGTGCCTTGGACCGAGTCGGTGAAGGTTCGGCCGGCGACCGGGACGAAGGCGGCGGTGTAGCCGGTGGCGGTGAGGGTCAGTTTGCCTACACCGAAGGTGTTGTAGTCCTTCTTCTCGATCGTCGCCTTGGTGGTGCCGCCGGCGCCGTAGAGCGCGCGGCCGCCGGTGCCGATCAAGAGTTGGCGGACACCGTTCGTCGCGTCCTTGGTGCCGTCCGGCTTCGACGGGGCGAAGCGGATGTAGTTGTGGTCGTGGCCGCTGATCACCAGGTCGGCCTTGTAGTCGTAGAGCGCCTGGAAGAACGGCTGCATCGACGTGTTGTCGCTGTAGTTGCCGGCAGCGAAGCGGGAGTGGTGCCAGTAGGCCGCAGTACAAGGCTTCGTGCTCGCGGCGAGATCGGCGCGCAACCACTGGACCTGAGCACTCGTGGAGGTCTTCGCGATGTTCGAGTTGAGCGCGACGAAGTGCCAGTCGCCGACGTCGTAGCTGTAGTAGCCCTTGGTCCGGTCACCCGCCCGGCCGGTCGCCTGCCCGACACCGTTGAAGTAGTCGAAGTACCCCTTGGCGTTGGCCGTGACGTACTCATGGTTGCCCGGCGTCGGGAACGTCTTACTCTTGAAGACACCCCACTGCGGGTTGTAGCTGTTGTTGTACTCCGAAAGCGTCCCGCTCTCGTAAGCGTTGTCCCCCGCCGTGATCACCGCCGTCGGATTCATCGCCTCCACCAGCGGCCGGGTCTGGTTGCACGCCGACCCGCAGATGTCACCAGCGGCCGCGACCGTGACGGTCGCCAGAATCCCCGCCTGGTAGGCGTCGACCCGGTAGCTGCTCGCCGACGAAGCGAAGTTCGGCTTGACCGTCACGCAGCTACCCTGGAAAGCCCTGGTATAGAAGGCCTTTCCTTGCCAATTGGTTGCCTTGAGCGTGTACTTCCCACCGGCCGATCCGGTCACGGTGACCGTGTCCTTGCCAGCCAGCGTCAGCTCCTTGAAGCGAACCCGGACCCACCGAGAGTCCGAGGCCGCACACACCTGCTGACTCGTCCCGGCCTTCGCCAGAGCGGTCTTGACTGCCACGGTCTTCGCGCCGGTCTCGGCGAGCTGGAGCTGCTCACCGGCGACGATCGTGTCTTGCTGGGTCTCCATCGACGCGGCGACCGGCCGCGCGTCGTCGGACGGGTTGGTGGCGACGACGGTCAGGGCTCCGGCGAGCAAACCACCGGTGATGAGTGCGGCGATCGTGGTACGTCTGGACGGTCTGTTCAGCATGGTTCCACCTTGGGCGATAGGGGTGAAAGCAAAGTAGCGGGCTGAACACAATCAGCAACCACCCCGCAAAGCACCACGCGATGTTCACTGAATGAACACCGCGTGAAGGAGCTACCTGGAACCGTTTTCCGGCGGACTGTTCAGAGTTTTACGGCGCGGGTCCGCCACAGCAGGTACACGAAGTACGGCGCCCCGATCAGCGCGGTCAGCAGCCCCGCCGGGATCTGCGCCGGCGCCAGCAGCGTCCGCCCGAGGCTGTCCGCGACACTCACCAGTACTGCGCCCAGCAGAGCTGCGATCGGAAGCAACCGCGCATGCCGCCCACCCACGAGCGCCCGCGCCGCATGCGGAGCAACGAGACCGACGAAGCCGACCACCCCGATCGCCGAGACAGCCGCGGCGGTCATCAACGCCGCGCCGACCAGCGCGACCAGACGGGTGCGCTCCAGCCGTACGCCGAGAATGCGCGGGACGTCGTCATCCAGCGAGAGCAGGTCCAGCTCACGCCGAGCCAGCACGATCACCGGGGTGAGGACGATCAACGCGATCGCCACCGGGATCACCTGCGGCAGCGTCCGTCCGTAGGTGCTGCCGGACAGCCAGGTCATCGCGAGGCTGATGTTCCACGGGTCGGTGTAGACGATGACGAAGGTGATGATCGCGGTCGTCGCCGACGAGACGCCGACCCCAATCAGCACCAGCCGGTCCGAACTGAGCCCACCCCTCCAGGAGACCAGATAGACCAGCGCAAAGGTGGCCAGCGCGGCCACTGCGGCGACGCCGGACAAGAGCCAGATCCCGGCCGTCGGTACCGCCATCAGGACGACGACGGCGCCGACCCCGGCTCCGCCCGTGATGCCGAGGATGCCCGGCTCGGCCAGCGGGTTGCGGCAGACGGCCTGCACGGTCGCGCCCGCGATCGCGAGCGCCGCTCCGCAGAGGACGGCCGAGAGCACCCGCGGGAAACGCGTGTCGAGGACGTACGTGATCGCCCGCCCGGACCGGCCGTTGATCCAGTTGACGATGTCGCCGGTACGCAGGAAGGCATCACCCGCAAGCATCGCGAACACGAGCGCCGCCACCAGCAGCACGACCAGCGAAACGGTGACGATCCAGAAAGTACGCCGGGTCCGGAGACCGCCACCGGCTCGCCCGGCCTGTTGCCGGCTCGGACCGGAGTCGCGGAACCGGCGGGCCAGCCAGACGAGCACGACCGCGCCGACGAGCATCGTCATGATGCCGGTCGGGATCTCCACTCCTGCTTGGCCGCCGAGGATCGCGCGCAGTACGACGTCCGACGCGATCACCACCAAGATGCCGGACAGCCCGGACAACGGCAGCAGCACCCGGTGCCGCATCAGGCCCGGGACGAGCGGAGCGATCAGCCGGACGAGCACCGGCGCGACCAGTCCGACGAACCCGACGGGGCCGGCGACAGTGACAGCCGCGGCCGACAGCAGCACGGTCACGAGGGTGATCCACACCCTCGTACGGCGAACCCGGACACCCAGTACGGAAGCCGTATCGTCGCCCAGGGCAAGGATGTCCAGCTTCGGCGCCAGTACCATCGCCCCGATGATGCCGACGGCAACAATCGGCGCCATCTGCTTGACCGCGACGAGGTCGGTCTGGACAAGGGTCCCGGCTCCCCAGGCGAAGGTGCCGATCGTCTCCTCGCGATAGAGCAGCATCAGCAACGTGGTCACCCCGGCGAGCGCCATCGCGACCGCCGATCCGGCCAGGATCAACCGCGTCGGCCCGGCGGTGCCACCGGCCGACAAGCTCAGTACCAGTACTGCGGCCGCCAACCCGCCGACAAACGCGATGCCACCCGACGGAAGGGTCGGCAGCGAAATCCCGAAGGCGGCGAAGATGACAACAGCCAAATAGGCACCGGCGTTGACGCCGAGCGTGTCCGGCGAAGCGAGCGGGTTCCTGGCCAAGGACTGCAGACCAGCACCGGCAACACCCAGCGCCAGCCCGACCAGTACTCCGGCCAGCAGCCGAGGCAGCCGCGACGCGACCAGCACGTTCGCCGAGTTGTCCGTGCCTTGGCCGATCACCAGCTTGAGCAGGTCCCCGGCGTTCACCGAGGACGTGCCCTGGGTCAGGTGAATCGCCGCCAGCAGCACGACCGCGACGATCGCGATCGTGAAGACGCCCGCCACGCGCACCCGGCGTACAGGCTCCAGGGGCGCGGTGGCGAGGTCGGGCCGCTGGGCGGTCAGCTGGGTCAAGAGGTGACTGCCTGCACCGTCGCGTCGATGAACTGCTCGGTCGACTTCGGGCCGCCGAACATCCAGATCCCGTCGGCGAGCCGGTGCACGTTGCCGCTCTTCACGAACGGCAGGTTCTTCCAGATCGCGTTCTTGGCCAGGTCGCCGCCGAACACGTCACCGCCGTCGCCGTTGTTGGCGATGTAGAGGAACTCGCCGTCCTTCAGCTTGGTCAGACCCTCGATATCGGTCTGCGCGAGGCCGTAGTCGGGGTCGCCGGCCGCGGTCCAGGCGTTCTTCAGGCCGAGCTCGTTGGTGACGGCGCCGAGCAGCGAGCCCGAGGTGTACATCCGGATCGAGATCGTGCTGCCCTGCTTGTAACCGTCGGCCATCGTGTACGGCGTACCGGCCTTGCCCGCGTCGGCGATCTTCTGCTTGCCCTCGGCAAGCTTCTGGTCGAACTCGGCGAGCGCCGTCTTGGCCTGGTCGGTCTTGCCGACCGCCTGGGCGATCAGCTCGAGGTTCGTCTTCATCTGCGGGATCGCGTTCTTCGCGTCGGCGCCGCGGATGACCAGGACCGGCGCGGCCTTCTCCAGTTGGGTGATGGTGGCCGGGGACTCGTCGGTGGTGGTGATGATCAGGTCGGGCGTCAGGGCGACGATCGCGTCCACACTGGCCTCGCCGCGGGTACCGACATCCTTGGCCGAGCCGTCGAGCTTGCCCGCGCTCACCCAGGCGGTGTAGCCCTTCACGTCGGCGACGCCGACCGGCTGCACGCCGAGGGTGATCAGGTTCTCGATGATCTCCCACTCGAGGCCGACCACCTTGGTGGCGGGCGCCTTGAGGTCGACCTTCTTGTTCCGCGCGTCGGTGACGGAGACCGGCTGGTTCGCGCTCGAACTGTTCGCCTCGGGGGTGATGTTCTCGCTACTGCCGCACGCGGTCAGCACCAAGGCCAGGGTTGCGGCGACTAGGGCGGTGAGTCTTTTCATCAATGACCTCAGTTGGTTTGCTGGAGGGTTTGGCGTTGCAGGTGCTTGCCGACCGGCCGGGTGGTGACCAGGCCGGTCGCCGGGTCGGTACCGATCTCGATCCGGATCCCGTAGGTCTCGGACAGCGCATCCGCCTGCAGGACCTCGGCCGGCGTACCGGTGCTGCGGATCCGGCCCTGGTCGAGCAGGGCGATCCGGTCGGCGACGGCGGCGGCCTGGTTCAGGTCGTGCAGGACGACGCCGACGGCGACCCCGTGGTCGTCGGCGAGGTCGCGCATCAGGTCGAGGATCTCGATCTGGTAGCGCAGGTCGAGGAAGGTGGTCGGCTCGTCGAGCAGCAGTACGCCAGTGTCCTGCGCGAGACAGGTGGCGAGCCAGACGCGTTGGAGCTCGCCGCCGGACAGTTCGTCGACGGCTCGCTCGGCCATTACTGCGACTCCGGTGACGTCCATCGCGTGGGTGATGGCGCGATTGCCGTCGGGGTCGTCGTGCCGCCAGCGACCGCGGTACGGGTGCCTGCCGTAGCCGACGACGTCCCTCACGCTGACACCGTTGGGCGTCGGGCGGGACTGCGAGAGCAAGGTCACTCGCCGGGCGAAGTCCTTCGACGAGAGGGCGAGTGCGTCCGCTCCGTCGGGGAAGCTGATCTCGCCGGCGTCAGGCTTGTGCAGGCGGGCCAGTGCGCGCAGCAGCGTCGACTTGCCGCTGCCGTTCGGCCCGACCAACGCGGTGACCTCGGCGGCCGCGATCTCCAGCGACGCCCCGTCGACCACCTGCTTGCCGTGATACCCGAGAGACAGTTCAGTCCCGGCCAGCCCCACTGACTCCCGCATGGCACGAAGGATAGCCTCACCTAAGTACGGATGTCAGCTTCACAACCAGCGATCGGGTGACTACAGGTTACGCGAGGAGTTGGGCGGCTAGCCACGGGTAGGCGAGGGTGAAGGCCTGGGTGGCGAACTGCCAGTTGTGGCCGCCCGGCCGGACGGTGAGGGTGGAGGTGATGCCTACCTTCTTGCCGGCGGCGATGAACTCCTTGGCCACCCGGATGTGAGTGAGCTCCTCGGTGCCGTCGAGGTACTGGCCGGTGATCGCGGGGTACGGACCGTGCTTGGCCATCACGGTCAGCGGGGCGTGCGCGTCGTACGCGGCCTGCGATCCGCCGAAGAGGTTGGCGACCGTCTGGGCCTGGTCGCCGGTGTTCGGGGCCTCGTCGCCGGAGATGTCGACGAAGTGCCGGAACACCTCGGGATGCTCGGTGACGAGACCGATGGCGCAGGTACCGCCCATCGAGAACCCGGCGATCGCCCACTTCCGCGGATCCGTCGAGGCGCCGAAATGCTTCTCGACGTACTGCGGTACGTCGAGCACGAGGTGGTCCTCCGACTGACCGTGCGGACCGTTGACACACTCGGTGTCGTTGCCGAATCCGCCCGTCGGGTCGACGAAAACCAGGATCGGGCCGTCCCCGTGATGCCGGGCGGCGTACTGCTCGGCGGTCTGGACGGCCTGTCCGATGCGGATCCAGTTCTCGGGCTTGGAGTGCTCGGCGGCGATCATCTCCACCGCTGGGAGGGCTGGTCGCTGCTTCTGGAACCACGCCGGAGGCAGCCAGACCAGCTCGGGCCGGTGCTTGAACCCGCTCGGCGTCGCCGGGATGGTGATCTTGACGAGCTTGCCCGTCTTCTGGGCGACCGGGTCCGGCTTGCTGTTCAGTTGATGCAGTGACACCTCACCCGGGACCTGCTTGTTCTCGATCCCGGCGACTGCGTCAGCGACTGTGGGGAAGTACCCGACGAACTGGTTGATCCCGTTGGCGCAGACGACCGCGGCCAGCGTGGCCGCGACGACCGCCGCTCCCCGATGGCGCCAGTTGACTGTCCGCGACACTGACGCGTGCACCCGGTGAGGTGCGTTCCAGCCGACGGCCAGTACCAGCAGCGCGCAGACCACTACCGCCAGCCACAACCACACGGCGACAGGCAACGGGTCGGTCACCCCTACCGCCGGTACCACCACCCACGCCATCAGGGCCGCGATCCCCACCGACCCCAGCGCTATGAACGGCAGCTTCCGGGTCCGCCAACGTGCGTCCCGCCACCCCACTGCCGTGATCAACGCGACCAGCGCGAACCCCTCGAGGGTCCACGGCAGCCATCCGCTCAGCAGCGATACCTGTGAAGCCACATCACCCTCCGTCGCGCCCGTACCCCCGAAGGTAGACGCCCTGCCGAGCACTATGGTTGCCCCAACCCCGCAGGTTGTCGTGGAACGCCAAGGAGGAGTTATGGGACGCGCCGTTCGTCGCCGCTCGTTGATCGTCGGCGCAGTGGCACCTGGATTGGTGGCTGCTCTTGGGCTGACGGCCTTGGCCAGTCCGATGGCTACTGCCGCGCCGGCCTCGTACTTCTCCCCCGGTGCGCCGGGAGATGGAGATCCGTACTTCCCTGACATGGGCAACGGCGGGTACGACGTCAGCCACTACGACATCAAGCTCGCGTTCAGCCCCACGACGCACGCGATCAGCGCGACGACGACGATCCTCGCTCGCGCCACGCAGAACCTGTCTCGCTTCGACCTGGACTTCCAGGGTCCGCTGAAGATCAGCAAGCTCTCGGTCAACGGTCGGAAGGCGTCCTTCAAGCGCAGCGGTGCGCAGGAACTGGTGATCACTCCGCCCCACGGGCTGCGGCGCGGGACCAAGTTCGTCGTCTCGGTGACGTACGCCGGCGTACCGCAGAAGATCGATGACCCGGCGCTGGGTATCTCCGGCTGGGCCGCGACCAAGGACGGCGCGGTCGCGCTCAACCAGCCCATCGGGGCGGCGACCTACTACCCGGTGAACGACACCACGCGCGACAAGGCGACGTACTCGCAGACGGTTTCCGTGCCGACCGGGCTCACGGTACTGGCCAACGGCGAGCCCGGGCCGACGACGTCGCGTGGCGGCCGGACGACCTTCCGCTGGACGATGAACCGGCCGATGGCCAGCGAGCTGTCGATGCTCGCGATCGGGAAGTACAACGTCACCCGCGGCAAGCTGCGCGACGGCCGCCCGAACATCACCGCCATCGGCCAGTCGGTCGACACCGTGGCCGGCCAGGGCAAGGTCTTCAACCAGACCACCGCGCAGATCGTCGAGTGGGAGCAGTCGCTGTACGGCCGCTACCCCTTCGACTCGACCGGCGGGATCATCGGCGACGTCGGCGTCCACTATGCGCTCGAGACCCAGGGCCGGCCCGTCTACGACCAGCGCAGCAGCAAGGTCAGCGGCGACCTGCTCGCCCACGAACTCGGCCACCAGTGGTTCGGCGACAGCCTTACCCCCGCGCGCTGGTCGGACATCTGGCTCAACGAAGGCTTCGCCACCTACTCCGAGTGGCTGTACCAGGAGAAGTTCAAGGGCATCCCCGCCCAGCAAAGCTTCACCGAGGCCTACACCGGCGAAAAGGACTGGACCGGCAAGGTAGCCAACCCCGGCCGCGACCAAATCTTCGACGACCTCGTCTATACCCGAGGCGCCCTGACCCTCCACGCCCTCCGCCTGAAAATCGGCGACAAAGCCTTCTTCAAGATCCTCAAGCAGTGGCCCACCACCCACCGCCACGGCAACGTCACCACCCAAACCTTCATCCACTACGTAGAACACCAAACCCACCAAAACCTGAGCACCTTCTTCACCACCTGGCTCTACCAACCAGGCAAGCCAAAGCTCTAACCCGATGCCTGGACAGGGCGTTCAGCTCGGCGACCGGAGACGGGCGGCCTGACCGGAAACAAACTTGCACCTGGAGCAAGTTAGTTACCAGATAGCGCCTACCCGCACCGACTTCAGCACCCTCTGACCCGCCCAGCCCTCAGCTCAGACCACCGTCCGCCTCTCCCCCGACAGCGAGCCAGTGGCAGCCCAGCAGCCCCCGTCGGATTTCCCGACCGGGGCTGCTGGGCTTGGGCTTCCCTGATGACCATGCCGGCGGATTGTCGAGATCTAATGCCCGGACTGCGACAACCGCCTGGCATGTCCGCGGTCCAGTAGGCGTGGTGGACCGCGGACCCCGGATCGTGGGAAGGCAGACAGCCGAGGAGATGACCGACCTGCTGATCAGTTCCTCGCCGAGCCTCCAGCGGATTCACCGAAAGGCGGGCGACGACAAAAGACGCCTCGGGACTCCCGCTCCCGAGTAGTCCTGGCGGCCACGGCCACGCCAGAGAGAATCGCCAGCCTTCACAGGGGTGCGACACCGAAGGCATCCGATCACCTGCACGTGCCGCGAGCCGCCGGCTGGCAGGCCGCCGATCTCGGAGCTGAAGCTCTAGCCGAACCGGCGCAACTGCCGACCGAGCCAACGCTCAGCCGAAGCTACCGGCCTCCCGTAGCCCATATTTATATATGTTCTTTGTTCTTGTTCTTGTTCTTGTTCTACAGGGTGGCGGCTAGTTCGGTGCCTTGGAGGATGGCTCGTTTGGCGTCTAGTTCGGTCGCCTGGTCGGCGCCGCCGATTAGGTGGGTGGTGGGGGTGGAGAGGTCGCGGACCGGTTCTTGGCCGGCGCAGATGACGATGGTGTCGACTGCCAGGACGCGGGGGTTTTCGTGTTTGGGGCCGAAGGTCAGGTGGAGGCCTTCGTCGTCTATGCGTTCGTAGTTGACGTTGGTCAGTTGCTCTACGCCCTTGTTTTTCAGGGCGGCGCGGTGGACCCAGCCGGTGGTTTTGCCCAGGGTGGCGCCGATTTTGCCGGGCTTGCGTTGGAGTAGGTAGATCTGGCGCGGGGATGGTTCGGGGTGGGGTTTGGTGAGGGCGCCGGGGGTTGTTTGCGGGTCGGTGACGCCCCATTCGGCTTTCCAGGCGGGGAGGTCCAAGGTCGGGGAGTCGATCGTGGTGAGGAACTCGCTGACGTCCACCCCGATGCCGCCGGCGCCGATGACGGCGACCGTCTTGCCGACGGGGCGGCCGTGGCGGACTACGTCGACGTACGAGAGGACTTTCTCGTGGTCGATGCCGGGGATGGACGGGATGCGCGGGACGACGCCGGTGGCGAGGATGACCTCGTCGAAGCCTTCGAGGTCAGCGGCGACGGCACGGTGGCCGAGGTGGAGTTTGACGCCGGTCAATGCGAGTCGGCGTTCGTAGTACCGGATGGTTTCGGCGAATTCTTCCTTGCCGGGGATCCGGCGGGCGATGCCGAACTGGCCGCCGATCTCGTTGTCTGCTTCGAAAAGCTCCACGTCATGACCGCGTTCTGCCGCGGTGACCGCAGCCGACAAGCCCGCCGGTCCGGCGCCGACCACGGCAATGCGGCGGGTACGCCGAGTTGGCAGCAGCACCAATTCGGTCTCCCGAGCGGCGCGTGGGTTGACCATGCAACTCGCGTGCTGTCGAGCGAACACGTGGTCCAGGCACGCCTGGTTGCAGGCGATGCAGACGTTGATCTCGTCCGCCCGGTCAGCAGTTGCCTTGAGCACCCATTCCGGATCGGCCAGGAACGGGCGAGCCATACTGATCAGGTCGGCGTCGCCGCGAGCCAGTACCTCCTCGCCCACCTGTGGCAGGTTGATCCGGTTCGACGTCACCACCGGGATGGAGACGTGCGGCCGGAACGACGCCGTGATCGACGTGAAAGCAGCCCGCGGCACCGACGTCACGATGGTCGGCACCCGCGCCTCGTGCCAGCCGATCCCGGTGTTGATGATCGACGCGCCCGCCGCCTCGATCTCCTTGCCTAACGCAACAACCTCCGACCAGTCCTGCCCACCCGGGACCAGGTCCGCCATCGAGAGCCGGTAGATGATCAGGAAGTCCGGCCCGACCCGCTCGCGGATCCCCCGGACGATCTCGACCGCGACCCGGCGCCGGTTCTCCGCGCTGCCACCCCAGCGATCGCGGCGCATGTTGGTCCGCTCGGCCAGGAACTGGTTGATGAAGTACCCCTCGGACCCCATCACCTCGACCCCGTCGTACCCGCCCTCCTGAGCCAGCGCCGCACACCTCACGTACGCCGCGATCTGCGACCGCACGCCGCGATCCGTCAACGCCCGCGGTTTGAACGGGTTGATCGGTGCCTTCACAGCCGACGCCGAGACGCTGAACGGGTGATAGGCATAGCGCCCGGCGTGCAGGATCTGCAACGCGATCAGCCCGCCCTCGGCGTGCACCGCATCCGTGACCTGACGGTGCCCACGGGCCTCCCGGCGAGTGGTCAGCTTCGAGGCGAAGGGAGTCAGCCAGCCGGTCCGGTTCGGTGCGTAGCCGCCCGTGACGATCAGGCCGACGCCGCCGCGTGCCCGCTCGGCAAAGTACGCGGCGAGCTTCGGCAAATCCTTGGCCCGGTCCTCGAGACCGGTGTGCATCGACCCCATGATCACCCGGTTCTTCAGGGTGACGTGGCCGAGGTCGAGCGGGGCCAGCAGGTTCGGGTACTCGCTCATGAGGTGCCCTCCGATCGCATCGCCTGGATCACTTCGTCGCACCAGCCGAGGAACGACTCCTCGGCGCGGACACCGCCGCGGAGTACGAGGTACTGGTGTAGTTCACGGCCGTTGAGTTTGTCGGGCTTGGGAAAGTCGCGGCGCTGGATACTCCGGTACGTCTCCAGCCGGATCGCGTGTTCGGCGCGGTGCCGCTCGACTTCCCGCAGTACTGCGGAAGCGTCGCCCAAGGAGGCGCCGCGGAGCTTCACCGCCAACCCGTCACGCAAGATCGCCGGGTCGACGGGCTCGGCGATCCACTGGGCAAGCTCAGAGCGGCCGGCTTCGGAGACCTCGTAGACCTTCTTGTCCGGGCGGCCGTCCTGGGCGACGTCGGTGTGGGTGACCCAGCCTGCGTCGTCCATCCGGCGCAGCACCCGGTAGATCTGCTGATGGGTCGCCGGCCAGAAGAAGCCGATCGACCGGTCGAACCGCCGGGCCAGCTCGTAGCCCGACCCCGCGCGCTCGGTCAGCGAGACGAGGATCGCGTGTTCGAGGGCCATGCCACCGACCATACCTATGCAACGCGTTGCAGTGCACCTGATTGCAAGCCAGTTCACACCGGCCGGTTGGTCTGATGAGGGAGAATGGTTGCAGACGCCAGCTATTGCGGAGCGGAGAAACTTCCATGGAGCACCCGACCAGGACCACGTTGCCCGGGATCGGCACCCGGTACGACCTCACCACCGACGGCGGCAAGCACGTCTCGGTGGTGGTGCACACGGACGGCCGGCGGTTCCTGGGGTTCCACGATCCCGAGGACGACGACAACTGCCAGGCCAGCGTGCCGCTCGGCCCGGCCGAGGCGAGCGCGCTCGGCCAGCTGCTGATCCCCGCGCCGATCGAGCCGCTGCGCGGTGACATCGAGATCGACCTGGTCACCGAGCAGATTCCGATCACCAGCCGCTCTCCGTACTCCGGCCGCACGCTCGGCGACACCCAGGCGCGC
This region includes:
- a CDS encoding cation:proton antiporter regulatory subunit is translated as MEHPTRTTLPGIGTRYDLTTDGGKHVSVVVHTDGRRFLGFHDPEDDDNCQASVPLGPAEASALGQLLIPAPIEPLRGDIEIDLVTEQIPITSRSPYSGRTLGDTQARSRTGASIVAVLRRTGAVPSPTPDFRFATGDTIVVVGTREGVDAVAELITGG
- a CDS encoding PadR family transcriptional regulator, with translation MALEHAILVSLTERAGSGYELARRFDRSIGFFWPATHQQIYRVLRRMDDAGWVTHTDVAQDGRPDKKVYEVSEAGRSELAQWIAEPVDPAILRDGLAVKLRGASLGDASAVLREVERHRAEHAIRLETYRSIQRRDFPKPDKLNGRELHQYLVLRGGVRAEESFLGWCDEVIQAMRSEGTS